In the Gemmatimonadota bacterium genome, one interval contains:
- a CDS encoding NAD-dependent epimerase/dehydratase family protein, with translation MTTRRDFIKTTAVTGAALSIGPSAFTLRRKAPLRILFIGGTGFIGPHMVRAAQARGHVPTLFNRGKTNPGLFPGLEKLIGDRDGGLGVLKGRKWDAVIDTSGYVPRVVRASAQMLKAQADHYLFISTGDVYKDFTVDHMDEDAPKAVLPEPNSEDTRKYYGPLKVICEQEVREAFPERNTIIRPGWIVGPGDNANLFTYWPVRIDRGGEVLAAGAPTDPVQIIDARDMAEWIVRLLEQKTTGVFNAMGPGTPLSMAEFLYGIRAITSADVRFIWVETQFLLDRKIRPWRDIPIWYPPIGDHKGNGLISPKRAVAAGLTYRSLADTAADTLKWFKSEGTAWEAVPRPGLTAAREIELLKEWHARG, from the coding sequence ATGACTACTCGACGCGATTTCATCAAGACCACCGCCGTCACCGGCGCCGCGCTCTCGATCGGACCCTCGGCCTTCACGCTTCGGCGGAAGGCTCCGCTTCGGATCTTGTTCATCGGCGGGACCGGATTCATCGGTCCCCACATGGTTCGGGCGGCTCAGGCCCGAGGTCACGTGCCGACGCTCTTCAATCGAGGCAAGACCAATCCGGGCCTCTTTCCGGGCCTCGAGAAGCTGATCGGCGACCGGGACGGCGGCCTTGGCGTCTTGAAGGGACGGAAGTGGGACGCGGTCATCGACACCTCGGGCTATGTGCCGCGGGTGGTCCGCGCCTCGGCGCAAATGCTCAAGGCCCAGGCCGACCACTACCTCTTCATCTCGACCGGCGACGTCTATAAAGATTTCACCGTCGACCATATGGACGAGGATGCCCCCAAGGCCGTGCTACCCGAGCCGAACTCGGAGGACACCCGGAAGTACTACGGACCGCTCAAGGTGATTTGCGAGCAGGAAGTCCGCGAGGCGTTTCCGGAGCGCAATACCATCATCCGGCCAGGCTGGATCGTCGGCCCGGGTGACAACGCCAACCTCTTCACCTATTGGCCGGTCCGGATCGACCGGGGCGGCGAAGTGCTGGCCGCCGGCGCGCCGACCGACCCGGTGCAAATCATCGATGCCCGGGACATGGCCGAATGGATCGTTCGGCTGCTCGAGCAGAAGACCACCGGAGTGTTCAACGCGATGGGACCGGGTACTCCGCTCTCGATGGCCGAATTTCTCTACGGGATCCGGGCCATCACCAGCGCCGACGTCCGGTTTATCTGGGTTGAGACTCAGTTTCTCCTCGACCGGAAGATTCGGCCGTGGCGGGACATCCCGATCTGGTACCCGCCGATTGGTGATCACAAGGGCAACGGGCTGATCAGCCCCAAGCGTGCCGTCGCGGCCGGCCTGACCTACCGTTCCTTGGCCGATACCGCGGCGGACACCCTCAAGTGGTTCAAGTCGGAGGGAACCGCGTGGGAAGCCGTGCCCCGCCCGGGCCTGACCGCGGCCCGGGAAATCGAACTCCTAAAGGAGTGGCACGCCCGGGGCTAA
- the hisE gene encoding phosphoribosyl-ATP diphosphatase, giving the protein MGAGVLGRLDRTIAARAAGPDAGASYTAKLLADRNLRLKKLGEEATELAVACVDGDPVRATEEAADLLYHTLVAVRALGVSLADVQEAFGRRESTSATLPQ; this is encoded by the coding sequence ATGGGCGCCGGAGTCCTCGGCCGCCTCGACCGGACCATCGCGGCCCGCGCCGCCGGGCCCGATGCCGGAGCCAGCTACACCGCCAAGCTCCTCGCCGACCGAAACCTCCGCCTGAAAAAACTGGGTGAGGAAGCGACCGAATTAGCGGTGGCCTGCGTCGATGGCGACCCGGTCCGTGCCACCGAAGAGGCCGCCGACCTTCTCTACCACACGCTGGTGGCCGTCCGGGCGCTGGGGGTGTCGCTGGCCGACGTCCAGGAAGCCTTTGGCCGCCGGGAATCCACCTCTGCTACATTACCTCAATGA
- the hisN gene encoding histidinol-phosphatase yields MSNPSELLQAVTDVSRVAGEVALRYFGKGVAVEWKGDGSPVTIADQSAEQAARAWISARFPNDTILGEEFGLTGSGTGRRWLIDPIDGTKSFVAGTPLWGTLIAVVEGEEVLAGAINCAAAGELVAGARGEGAWCNGARCRVSTQSVLADAVVLATDERFPDQPVRRQSWQALAAEARVVRTWGDCFGYLLVATGRADVMVDDRMNPWDSACLMPIIEEAGGVLTDWQGRRTAFGGDTIATNRELAVTVRSMLVSP; encoded by the coding sequence GTGAGCAATCCGAGCGAACTCCTCCAGGCGGTGACCGATGTGTCCCGCGTGGCCGGCGAGGTGGCCCTCCGATATTTCGGCAAGGGTGTGGCGGTCGAATGGAAAGGTGACGGGAGTCCGGTCACCATCGCCGACCAATCCGCTGAACAGGCGGCACGGGCGTGGATCAGCGCTCGATTTCCCAACGATACCATTCTCGGCGAAGAGTTCGGATTGACCGGGAGCGGCACCGGCCGGCGCTGGCTGATCGACCCGATCGACGGGACCAAGAGCTTCGTGGCCGGAACCCCGCTCTGGGGAACCCTGATCGCCGTCGTAGAGGGAGAAGAGGTGCTGGCCGGGGCCATCAACTGTGCCGCGGCCGGCGAGTTGGTCGCCGGCGCCCGGGGCGAAGGTGCTTGGTGCAACGGAGCGCGCTGCCGGGTGTCGACCCAGTCGGTGTTGGCCGATGCCGTGGTCCTCGCCACCGACGAGCGATTTCCCGATCAGCCGGTGCGGAGGCAATCGTGGCAGGCCCTGGCGGCTGAGGCCCGGGTGGTCCGAACCTGGGGCGATTGCTTCGGCTATCTCCTGGTCGCCACCGGCCGGGCCGATGTCATGGTTGACGACCGAATGAACCCCTGGGACTCAGCCTGTTTGATGCCCATCATCGAGGAAGCGGGTGGCGTGTTGACTGATTGGCAAGGCCGGCGAACCGCCTTTGGCGGCGATACGATTGCCACCAACCGGGAACTAGCGGTGACGGTCCGGTCGATGTTGGTATCCCCATGA
- the hisG gene encoding ATP phosphoribosyltransferase translates to MLKIALPNKGRLADDVRALLDDAGLSVRVQSDRALIAKLGDEYEAIFVRSQDIPEFVADGAALVGITGWDLVTESERALVDRLDLNFGRCRILHDGQTTVTEFKQAMAAAGIPTRRTW, encoded by the coding sequence ATGCTCAAAATCGCGTTGCCAAACAAAGGTCGGTTGGCCGACGATGTTCGCGCCCTCCTCGACGATGCCGGACTCTCCGTCCGGGTCCAGAGCGACCGGGCCCTGATTGCCAAGCTCGGCGACGAGTACGAAGCGATCTTCGTCCGATCGCAGGACATTCCCGAGTTCGTGGCCGACGGCGCCGCCCTGGTCGGGATCACCGGCTGGGATCTGGTCACCGAGTCGGAGCGGGCGCTGGTCGACCGGCTCGACCTCAACTTCGGCCGGTGCCGGATCCTCCACGACGGCCAGACGACCGTCACCGAGTTCAAACAGGCCATGGCCGCGGCCGGCATTCCAACCCGGAGAACCTGGTGA
- a CDS encoding arginine repressor, producing the protein MAAIRGLGQGQRPSGPKVRSGHHPAGRSGPVIRADRRQRHLKILELIETHSIGTQEDLAAALAREGWDVTQSSVSRDIAALKLVKVEGAYHRQVVTNPPRRDSDEQRIVEGVLAYTAAGDVLIVLHTPPGEANRVGAALDRLAWPEVLGNISGDDTIFLATRDNPGQRRVLRQLGRLTQAPPA; encoded by the coding sequence GTGGCGGCGATTCGTGGCCTTGGCCAGGGTCAACGACCAAGCGGCCCGAAAGTTCGAAGCGGCCATCACCCGGCTGGCCGGTCGGGCCCCGTGATTCGGGCCGACCGGCGGCAGCGCCACCTCAAGATCCTCGAACTGATCGAGACCCACTCGATCGGTACCCAGGAGGATTTGGCGGCGGCGCTCGCCCGTGAGGGCTGGGACGTGACCCAGTCCTCGGTAAGCCGGGACATCGCCGCCCTGAAGCTGGTCAAGGTGGAGGGGGCCTATCACCGCCAAGTGGTGACCAATCCGCCCCGGCGCGATTCGGACGAGCAGCGGATTGTCGAGGGCGTCCTGGCGTACACCGCGGCGGGCGACGTCCTCATCGTGCTCCACACGCCTCCCGGCGAGGCCAACCGAGTCGGGGCGGCTCTCGACCGGCTGGCCTGGCCCGAAGTGTTAGGCAACATTTCCGGCGATGACACGATCTTTCTGGCCACCCGGGACAATCCGGGGCAGCGCCGGGTGCTCCGGCAACTCGGCCGCTTGACCCAGGCACCACCGGCTTGA
- the argH gene encoding argininosuccinate lyase: MRRPSRSDGRPPVLSGGGRGVSPMKTLWSQSTPPDPAMLAYTVGDDRHWDGYLLEWDVIGSLGHVEGLYASKLIPRSERDRLRVGLRAALAAVRRGTLGIGAEHEDAHSAVEAWLTRRFGSAGERLHTGRSRNDQVACDLRLYLKDSLLQIEMQALGLVSELLFFADQHRDSLWPGYTHLRPAMPSSVGMWAGAFAEGLLDTIGTLDGVWRLVDRSPLGSGAGYGVPLPLNREAAAKALGFAGVEPNVAQVQNGRGKLEAAVLFWCVQLGHDLSKLASDVVLLSGEEFGLLELPARFATGSSIMPQKRNPDVFELTRARAAVLEGDLAAVLALRSKLTSGYHRDFQLLKEPLIRGLGRTEDMVTMMTLVVPALGVRGSRGLEMLQGGVLATDEVMRRVETGVPFRQAYRDVAAALNRGDRMPGISAARIISRRRSTGGLGRLGLGVAWRRFVALARVNDQAARKFEAAITRLAGRAP, from the coding sequence ATGCGTCGACCTTCCCGAAGTGACGGCCGCCCGCCGGTTCTATCGGGCGGTGGCCGAGGAGTATCTCCGATGAAGACCTTGTGGTCGCAAAGCACCCCGCCGGATCCGGCGATGTTGGCGTACACCGTCGGTGACGACCGGCACTGGGACGGCTACCTCCTCGAATGGGACGTGATCGGAAGCCTGGGTCATGTCGAGGGACTCTATGCCTCCAAGCTGATTCCCCGGAGCGAACGTGACCGGCTCCGAGTCGGTCTCCGGGCCGCGCTGGCGGCAGTGCGGCGCGGAACGTTAGGCATCGGCGCCGAGCATGAGGATGCCCATTCGGCCGTGGAGGCGTGGCTCACCCGGCGGTTCGGGTCGGCCGGCGAACGGCTCCACACGGGCCGCTCCCGCAACGACCAGGTTGCCTGCGATCTCCGGCTCTATCTCAAGGACTCGCTCCTCCAGATCGAGATGCAGGCGCTTGGGTTGGTGAGCGAGTTGCTGTTCTTTGCCGACCAGCACCGGGACAGCCTCTGGCCCGGCTACACGCATCTCCGGCCGGCCATGCCGTCGAGCGTGGGAATGTGGGCCGGGGCGTTCGCGGAGGGCCTGCTCGATACCATCGGGACGCTCGACGGGGTCTGGCGGTTGGTCGATCGGTCGCCGCTCGGGAGCGGGGCCGGCTACGGGGTGCCCCTGCCGCTCAACCGTGAGGCCGCGGCCAAGGCGCTCGGCTTCGCGGGAGTAGAACCTAACGTCGCGCAGGTCCAGAACGGCCGGGGCAAGCTCGAGGCCGCGGTATTGTTCTGGTGCGTTCAGCTCGGCCACGATCTGTCGAAGCTGGCCAGTGATGTCGTGCTGTTGTCGGGTGAGGAGTTCGGCCTCCTCGAACTCCCCGCCCGGTTTGCCACCGGTTCGAGCATCATGCCCCAGAAGCGGAACCCTGACGTCTTCGAGTTGACTCGGGCGCGGGCCGCGGTGCTGGAGGGCGACTTGGCCGCGGTCTTGGCGTTGCGTTCCAAGCTCACCAGCGGCTATCACCGCGACTTCCAGTTGCTCAAGGAGCCGTTGATCCGGGGGCTCGGCCGGACCGAGGACATGGTGACGATGATGACGTTGGTCGTCCCGGCTCTCGGTGTTCGGGGCAGTCGGGGGCTCGAGATGTTGCAAGGCGGCGTGCTGGCCACCGACGAGGTGATGCGGCGGGTCGAGACCGGAGTCCCGTTCCGGCAGGCCTATCGCGACGTGGCGGCCGCGCTCAACCGGGGCGACCGGATGCCGGGCATCTCGGCGGCCCGGATTATCAGCCGGCGCCGGTCAACCGGCGGTCTCGGCCGGCTCGGCCTCGGCGTCGCGTGGCGGCGATTCGTGGCCTTGGCCAGGGTCAACGACCAAGCGGCCCGAAAGTTCGAAGCGGCCATCACCCGGCTGGCCGGTCGGGCCCCGTGA
- a CDS encoding M20/M25/M40 family metallo-hydrolase translates to MSEPNLRNEIELLKALVACPSVSGDEEAMARLVEGIAAGFGLDVVRDETGVKVMVDTGRPGRTLAFISHLDVVPPGEGWTRDPFTPVIEGDLLYGRGSGDAKASVASMLLAALDFAEHRAGSVGGSLVVVFGLGEETKHTTMGRAVATLPPITAAVVGEPTNLAIAIAQRGLMMVDLVAQGDQRHAGYAADGNFTNAITQLAADLVRLPSLLQDRSHPVLGKTTVTATMIEAGVSRNVTPPTAKAVLDIRSTPSFEHTEIAAALRAGLDCDVVVTSERLVPCETPPDSKVLAAARRVEPSVTTFGSPTCSDWVFVRTIDTIKCGPGTSRRSHTADECVDLPEVTAARRFYRAVAEEYLR, encoded by the coding sequence ATGTCGGAGCCGAACTTGCGGAATGAAATCGAGCTCCTGAAGGCGTTGGTGGCATGCCCCTCGGTCAGTGGCGACGAGGAGGCGATGGCCCGGTTGGTCGAGGGGATTGCGGCCGGTTTCGGGCTCGATGTGGTCCGGGATGAGACCGGAGTCAAAGTGATGGTCGACACCGGCCGGCCGGGCCGGACGTTGGCATTCATTTCCCATCTCGATGTCGTCCCACCGGGCGAAGGATGGACTCGGGACCCCTTCACCCCGGTCATCGAAGGCGACCTGTTGTATGGGCGGGGCTCCGGCGATGCCAAAGCCTCGGTAGCCTCCATGCTGTTGGCCGCGCTCGATTTCGCCGAGCACCGGGCTGGTTCCGTCGGCGGATCGCTGGTGGTGGTGTTCGGCCTGGGGGAAGAAACCAAGCACACGACCATGGGCCGGGCGGTGGCGACGTTGCCGCCGATCACCGCGGCGGTGGTCGGCGAGCCGACCAATCTGGCCATTGCCATTGCCCAGCGGGGCTTGATGATGGTCGACCTGGTGGCTCAGGGCGACCAACGCCACGCCGGATACGCCGCCGACGGCAATTTCACCAATGCGATTACCCAGTTGGCGGCCGATCTGGTCCGGCTCCCGTCGTTATTGCAGGACCGGAGCCACCCGGTGTTAGGCAAGACGACCGTCACGGCCACCATGATCGAGGCGGGCGTGAGCCGGAACGTGACGCCACCGACCGCCAAGGCCGTCCTCGACATTCGGAGTACCCCGTCCTTTGAGCACACCGAGATCGCGGCGGCGCTCCGTGCCGGACTGGATTGCGACGTCGTGGTCACGTCTGAACGACTGGTCCCCTGCGAAACGCCGCCGGATTCCAAGGTCCTGGCCGCCGCCCGGCGGGTCGAGCCGTCGGTGACCACGTTCGGCAGCCCGACCTGTTCCGATTGGGTCTTCGTCCGCACTATCGACACGATCAAGTGCGGGCCCGGCACCAGCCGGCGCTCCCACACCGCCGACGAATGCGTCGACCTTCCCGAAGTGACGGCCGCCCGCCGGTTCTATCGGGCGGTGGCCGAGGAGTATCTCCGATGA
- the argB gene encoding acetylglutamate kinase encodes MSSHEVARPLASLKGALRYVRAYRDHVFVVKVGGDVVADAHGLDQVSAQLGLLHSLGIRIVIVHGGGPQATALSRRLGQEPEIVAGRRVTDDAGLEVAKMVFAGTVNLDLLCALRRHGVQAVGLSGVDADLLSATRRPPMAVKDDAGITRIVDYGHVGEIDQVDGRVLTTLLDQRFVPVICSLAGDRDGHVFNVNADTVAERIAVALKAQKLIFLTGVPGVLRDRNDPSSLVTFADPDDLTQLMEAGALAGGMRPKVEACIRAATSGVERTHIIDGRATDSLLQEVFTGSGAGTMIVGKKEKATYVGAELAE; translated from the coding sequence ATGTCGTCTCATGAAGTGGCCCGCCCGTTGGCGAGCTTGAAGGGCGCGCTTCGGTATGTCCGCGCCTATCGCGACCATGTGTTCGTGGTCAAGGTCGGGGGCGACGTGGTCGCCGATGCCCACGGACTCGACCAAGTGTCGGCCCAGTTGGGGTTGCTGCACAGTCTCGGGATTCGGATCGTCATCGTGCACGGTGGCGGGCCCCAGGCCACAGCGCTCTCTCGCCGGCTCGGACAGGAACCCGAGATCGTGGCCGGACGCCGGGTCACGGATGACGCGGGCCTCGAAGTGGCCAAGATGGTATTTGCCGGCACCGTCAACCTCGACTTGCTCTGCGCCCTGCGCCGGCACGGGGTCCAGGCCGTCGGGCTGAGCGGTGTGGATGCCGACCTGTTGTCGGCCACCCGGCGCCCGCCCATGGCGGTCAAGGACGATGCCGGGATTACCCGGATCGTCGACTACGGACACGTCGGCGAGATCGACCAGGTCGATGGCCGGGTGCTCACCACCCTGCTCGATCAGCGGTTCGTGCCGGTGATCTGCTCGCTGGCCGGCGACCGCGACGGTCATGTCTTCAACGTCAACGCCGACACGGTCGCGGAGCGAATCGCCGTCGCCTTGAAAGCGCAGAAGTTGATTTTCTTGACCGGCGTGCCGGGCGTTCTCCGTGACCGGAACGACCCGTCGTCGCTGGTCACGTTCGCCGATCCGGACGATCTGACCCAGTTGATGGAAGCAGGCGCTCTGGCCGGCGGCATGCGGCCCAAGGTCGAGGCCTGCATTCGGGCCGCGACGAGCGGGGTGGAGCGAACCCATATCATCGACGGGCGGGCCACCGATTCGTTGTTGCAGGAAGTGTTCACGGGGTCCGGGGCCGGCACGATGATCGTCGGCAAGAAGGAAAAGGCGACCTATGTCGGAGCCGAACTTGCGGAATGA
- a CDS encoding N-acetylornithine carbamoyltransferase, whose protein sequence is MRKRDFLATEDLGPEGFQSILELAARVKRGEVKGGLEGKIMAAAFMDPSLRTRASFESAMFMHGGHMIVLEPGRGSWSLETELGAVMEGTAVEHLIETSRVLGRYADVIGVRVFPKGTEWVRERQDRVIKDFAAYSDKSVINLESARRHPCQGLADALTLKEKLGEPKGKKFVLSWAWHPKALPTAVPASAAIAAAQLGMDVVIARPPGFDLDAEDMATIYQQAAAAGGRVTLAQSQTDAMVGADAVYVKSWGSLQHFGKPEEEKAFRAGLRGWKMTTDLLKATKAGTGIVMHCLPVRRNVEIDDAVLDGHCSVVIDQAENRLHVQRALLLDLIGRK, encoded by the coding sequence ATGAGAAAACGTGATTTCCTCGCTACCGAAGACCTTGGCCCCGAAGGCTTCCAGTCGATTCTCGAACTCGCCGCTCGGGTCAAACGGGGCGAAGTCAAAGGGGGCCTCGAGGGCAAGATCATGGCGGCCGCCTTCATGGACCCGAGTCTCAGGACCCGGGCCAGCTTCGAGTCGGCGATGTTCATGCACGGCGGGCACATGATCGTGCTGGAGCCGGGCCGGGGCAGCTGGAGCCTGGAGACCGAGCTGGGTGCGGTGATGGAAGGCACTGCGGTTGAGCACTTGATCGAGACCTCGCGGGTGTTGGGTCGCTACGCGGATGTCATCGGCGTCCGGGTGTTCCCCAAGGGCACGGAGTGGGTTCGGGAACGTCAGGACCGGGTCATCAAGGACTTCGCGGCGTACAGCGACAAATCGGTGATCAACCTCGAGTCGGCCCGGCGGCATCCCTGCCAGGGTCTGGCCGACGCGCTGACGCTCAAGGAGAAATTGGGCGAGCCAAAGGGCAAGAAGTTCGTGCTGAGCTGGGCCTGGCATCCGAAGGCGTTGCCGACCGCGGTCCCGGCCAGCGCGGCCATCGCGGCGGCGCAGTTGGGCATGGACGTGGTGATCGCCCGGCCGCCGGGATTCGACCTCGACGCCGAGGACATGGCGACGATCTATCAGCAGGCCGCCGCGGCCGGGGGCCGGGTCACCCTGGCGCAGTCGCAAACCGACGCTATGGTCGGGGCCGATGCGGTCTACGTGAAGTCGTGGGGGTCGTTGCAGCATTTCGGCAAACCGGAGGAGGAGAAGGCGTTCCGGGCAGGTTTGCGCGGATGGAAGATGACCACCGACCTCCTCAAAGCCACCAAGGCCGGCACGGGGATCGTGATGCACTGTCTTCCGGTCCGGCGGAATGTCGAAATCGACGATGCGGTCCTCGATGGCCACTGTTCGGTCGTCATCGACCAAGCCGAAAACCGGCTCCACGTCCAGCGGGCGTTGCTGCTTGACCTGATCGGGAGAAAATAG
- a CDS encoding aminotransferase class III-fold pyridoxal phosphate-dependent enzyme, which yields MTAVTTGALLPVYAQFPLRAVSGHGSWIVDDQGEKWLDAYGGHAVAATGHSHPEVVRAIAEQAAKLIFYSTVIPHAGREALAEVIASLCPDPLAKVFFCNSGAEANENALVLARKVTGRQQIVSVSGGWHGRTVATLAVTDGAKYEEGARRAGIPLSVKVPFNDVTAMSAVVDDSVAAVIVEPVQGMAGARDCSPDFLRAARIACDREGAVLIFDEIQCGVGRCGAFSAAEAYEVIPDILTFAKGLAAGLPIGAMVATSAITAGLKIGDLGSTFGGGPVPCAAALANLEVIRRDRLVDNAVLVGDHIRRAVSRISGVTDITGRGLLLGLRLDRPAADVQRKLFESRVLTGTSSDPNVLRLMPPLSFSRTEATLVVDALRRALS from the coding sequence ATGACGGCAGTGACCACGGGGGCTCTGCTCCCCGTTTATGCCCAGTTTCCGCTCCGGGCCGTGTCCGGTCATGGGTCGTGGATCGTGGACGACCAGGGCGAGAAGTGGCTCGACGCCTATGGCGGCCATGCCGTTGCCGCCACCGGGCACTCGCACCCGGAGGTGGTGCGCGCCATCGCGGAGCAGGCGGCCAAGCTGATCTTCTACTCCACGGTCATTCCTCATGCTGGCCGGGAAGCCTTGGCCGAGGTGATCGCGTCGCTCTGTCCCGATCCGCTGGCCAAAGTGTTCTTCTGCAATAGCGGCGCCGAGGCCAATGAGAACGCCTTGGTGCTGGCCCGGAAGGTCACCGGCCGGCAACAGATCGTCTCGGTGTCCGGCGGGTGGCACGGCCGGACGGTGGCAACGCTCGCGGTGACCGACGGCGCCAAGTACGAGGAGGGGGCGCGGCGGGCCGGCATTCCGCTCTCCGTGAAGGTGCCGTTCAACGACGTCACCGCCATGAGCGCCGTGGTCGATGACTCGGTCGCCGCGGTCATCGTCGAGCCGGTGCAGGGGATGGCCGGCGCCCGGGACTGTTCCCCGGACTTCTTACGGGCAGCCCGGATTGCCTGCGATCGGGAGGGCGCTGTGCTGATCTTCGACGAGATCCAATGCGGCGTGGGCCGGTGCGGGGCGTTCAGTGCGGCGGAAGCGTACGAAGTGATCCCTGATATCCTGACCTTTGCCAAAGGCCTCGCGGCCGGTTTGCCGATCGGGGCCATGGTGGCCACCTCGGCCATTACCGCGGGCCTCAAGATCGGCGATCTCGGCAGCACCTTCGGCGGCGGCCCGGTGCCCTGCGCGGCGGCCCTCGCGAATCTCGAAGTGATTCGGCGGGATCGGTTGGTGGACAACGCCGTACTCGTGGGTGACCACATCCGCCGGGCGGTGAGCCGGATCAGCGGCGTGACCGATATCACCGGCCGGGGTCTCCTCCTCGGCCTTCGGCTCGACCGGCCGGCCGCCGACGTCCAGCGGAAGTTGTTCGAGTCCCGGGTCCTGACCGGCACCTCCAGTGATCCGAATGTTCTCCGGCTGATGCCTCCGCTGTCTTTTTCCCGAACTGAAGCGACTCTTGTCGTCGACGCCTTGCGTCGGGCTCTCTCATGA
- the argC gene encoding N-acetyl-gamma-glutamyl-phosphate reductase, with protein sequence MRVAVIGAAGYAGGELLRLLFQHPDVSEVVATSRSQAGRPLGDTHPGLAHLAEARFSGAAPAEAARGMDVVFLALEHGESSKLMAEIADQGAGLIVDLAADFRIQDGRLYQAYYGAHPAPGLVARFQYGLADVRGTDLKGATAIAAPGCFATASQLALYLLRAAPLSCEPAIYAITGSSGAGVHPKPTTHHPARAHNVFAYSMLGHRHEAEMAEQWRAWTGRSGATPRLMSHSGPFVRGIYATIHAHLREPAGAAVLASAKTAFQGRPFVRMIDRPPELTHVVGTNDALIHITATADGREVAVSVAIDNLVKGAGGQAVQAMNLALGLPEIAGLRVASPFPI encoded by the coding sequence ATGCGGGTCGCGGTCATCGGAGCGGCCGGCTACGCCGGCGGCGAGCTGCTCCGTCTCCTGTTCCAGCACCCGGACGTCTCCGAGGTCGTGGCCACCAGCCGGAGCCAGGCCGGCCGGCCGTTAGGCGATACCCACCCGGGGCTGGCCCATCTGGCCGAGGCCCGGTTCTCTGGAGCCGCTCCGGCGGAGGCAGCCCGGGGCATGGACGTGGTGTTCCTGGCGCTCGAACACGGCGAGTCCTCGAAGCTGATGGCCGAGATCGCGGATCAGGGCGCCGGGTTGATCGTCGACTTGGCCGCCGATTTCCGGATCCAAGACGGGCGGCTCTACCAGGCCTATTACGGGGCCCATCCGGCGCCCGGATTGGTCGCTCGGTTCCAATACGGACTGGCGGACGTCCGCGGCACCGATCTCAAGGGGGCTACGGCCATTGCGGCGCCGGGCTGTTTTGCCACGGCCTCCCAACTGGCGCTCTATCTGCTCCGCGCGGCGCCGCTGTCCTGCGAGCCGGCGATCTATGCCATTACCGGCTCGAGCGGCGCGGGCGTCCACCCGAAGCCAACGACCCATCATCCGGCCCGGGCTCACAACGTGTTCGCCTATTCGATGCTGGGCCACCGGCACGAAGCGGAGATGGCCGAACAATGGCGAGCCTGGACCGGTCGGAGCGGGGCCACGCCGCGGCTGATGTCGCACTCCGGCCCGTTTGTCCGGGGTATCTACGCCACCATCCACGCCCACTTGCGGGAGCCCGCGGGTGCGGCGGTGCTCGCGAGCGCGAAGACCGCTTTCCAGGGCCGGCCGTTCGTGCGGATGATCGACCGGCCGCCGGAGCTTACCCATGTGGTGGGCACCAACGATGCGCTGATTCACATCACCGCCACCGCCGATGGCCGCGAAGTGGCCGTCTCCGTGGCGATCGACAACTTGGTGAAGGGTGCCGGCGGCCAGGCCGTCCAGGCCATGAACTTGGCGCTCGGCCTCCCGGAAATTGCCGGACTCCGGGTGGCCTCCCCGTTTCCGATCTAA